DNA from Cyanobacteria bacterium FACHB-DQ100:
TTGATGCGGCTCCGCTTCAACTCGGAAATCAATCGATTGTTTTATTTGCTCCCATTCTGGGGCGGTCATCACGGCATCAGGTTGCATGACCTTTAATGTTTCATCGCGCTGATAGATTGCAGTATAAAGTTCACCTCGCTGCGCCGGCATTTGCACGGCGATCGTGCCACGGTACCCCGATTGAAGCGCGATCGCTGCTAAACTCGACACTCCAAATAATGGAATTTCTAGCTGTTGTGCAAGCGTTCGGGCGGCAACAACACCGATACGAGTGCCAGTAAATCCACCTGGGCCGATGGCGACAGCAAGAAAAGCAAGATCTTGCCAAGATTGAGGTTTGAGAAATTCGGTGAGGTGAACGTGCAGCGAACTCGATAATTCACGTCCTAAATTTTGAACGGACGATCGCTGATTGCCCTCAAAATCTGAAATCATCAATCCCAAATCAGGACTACTGGTGTGAATGGCTAAAGCATAAAGTGACATAGCTTAGAGCGACATAACTTAGAGTGACATAACTTAGTTTCGATTAATTTGTACCGAATAACAGAGACGATCGCCGCGTGAGATGGATTTACCGTGTACGATCGCACAATTCCCTTCGATATAAGCAGTGTGCTGATAAACGATGAGCGGATGTCCCAGGGGCACTTCTAATTGCTCACTGGTTTCGTCATCTGCTTGTGTACATTCAATCACAGCATCAAGCTTCTCTGTAAAAATTCCATGCTTCTCAAGCACGGTGAGGCTGAGTTGCTGCTTAAGATCTTCCGCATAAATCTCCCCTAGCTCTGGAACAATGTAAGTAATAT
Protein-coding regions in this window:
- the tsaB gene encoding tRNA (adenosine(37)-N6)-threonylcarbamoyltransferase complex dimerization subunit type 1 TsaB produces the protein MSLYALAIHTSSPDLGLMISDFEGNQRSSVQNLGRELSSSLHVHLTEFLKPQSWQDLAFLAVAIGPGGFTGTRIGVVAARTLAQQLEIPLFGVSSLAAIALQSGYRGTIAVQMPAQRGELYTAIYQRDETLKVMQPDAVMTAPEWEQIKQSIDFRVEAEPHQGRYVEGISAIALINWKKGERPHWSEALPYYGQHPVETKLN